In Papio anubis isolate 15944 chromosome 20, Panubis1.0, whole genome shotgun sequence, a single window of DNA contains:
- the DAND5 gene encoding DAN domain family member 5 has protein sequence MLLTRQQGRLLVTLSPVLDGQTDGRTEKQMLLGRLITLLCLLSGALPTGSGRPEPQALRPQSWAAANQTWALGPGAPPPLVPAPALRSWKAFLGLQKARQLGMGRLQRGQDEVAAVTLPLNPQEVTQGMCKAVPFVQVFSRPGCSATRLRNHLCFGHCSSLYIPGSDPTPLVLCNSCMPARKHSAPVVLWCHTGSSASRRRVKITTVLIEGCHCSLKA, from the exons ATGCTACTCACCAGACAGCAGGGTCGACTGCTAGTGACCTTGAGCCCAGTCCTGGACGGACAGACAGACGGACGCACAGAGAAGCAGATGCTCCTTGGCCGGCTAATCACTCTTCTGTGCCTGCTTAGCGGGGCCCTGCCTACAGGCTCAGGGAGGCCTGAACCCCAGGCTCTCAGACCTCAGTCCTGGGCTGCGGCCAATCAGACCTGGGCTCTGGGCCCAGGGGCCCCGCCTCCACTGGTGCCAGCTCCTGCTCTTAGGAGCTGGAAGGCCTTCTTGGGCCTGCAGAAAGCCAGGCAGCTGGGGATGGGCAGGTTGCAGCGTGGGCAGGACGAGGTGGCTGCTGTGACTCTGCCACTGAACCCTCAGGAAGTGACCCAGGGGATGTGTAAGGCTGTGCCCTTCGTTCAG GTGTTCTCCCGGCCCGGCTGCTCAGCCACACGCCTCCGAAATCACCTCTGCTTTGGTCATTGCTCCTCTCTCTACATCCCTGGCTCGGACCCCACCCCACTAGTCCTGTGCAACAGCTGTATGCCTGCTCGCAAACATTCGGCACCTGTGGTCCTGTGGTGTCACACTGGCAGCTCAGCCTCCCGTCGACGGGTGAAGATAACCACCGTGCTGATCGAGGGGTGTCATTGCAGCCTGAAAGCATGA
- the GADD45GIP1 gene encoding growth arrest and DNA damage-inducible proteins-interacting protein 1, giving the protein MAASVRQARSLLGLTATLAPGSRGYRARPPPRREPGPWWPDPEDLLTQRWQLGPRYAAKQFARYGAASGVAPGSLWPSPEQLRELEAEEREWYPSLATMQESLRVKHLAEEQKRREREQHIAECMAKMPQMIVNWRQQQRERWEKAQADKERRARLQAEAQELLGYQVDPKSARFQELLQDLEKKERKRLKEEKQRQKQEARAAALAAAAAQDPAASGAPSS; this is encoded by the exons ATGGCGGCGTCCGTGCGACAGGCACGCAGCCTGCTAGGACTGACGGCGACCCTGGCCCCGGGTTCTCGTGGCTACCGGGCGCGGCCGCCCCCGCGCCGCGAGCCGGGACCCTGGTGGCCAGACCCCGAGGACCTCCTGACCCAGCGGTGGCAGCTGGGACCGCGCTACGCGGCTAAGCAGTTCGCGCGTTACGGCGCCGCCTCCGGGGTGGCCCCCGGTTCGTTGTGGCCGTCGCCGGAGCAGCTGCGGGAGCTGGAGGCCGAAGAACGCGAATGGTACCCGAGCCTGGCGACCATGCAGGAGTCGCTGCGGGTGAAGCATCTGGCCGAAGAGCAGAAGCGTCGGGAGAG GGAGCAGCACATCGCAGAGTGCATGGCCAAGATGCCACAGATGATTGTGAACTGGCGGCAGCAGCAGCGGGAGCGCTGGGAGAAGGCCCAGGCTGACAAGGAGAGGAGGGCCCGACTGCAGGCTGAGGCCCAGGAGCTCCTGGGCTACCAAGTGGACCCAAAGAGTGCCCGCTTCCAGGAGCTGCTCCAGGACCTAGAGAAGAAGGAGCGCAAGCGCCtcaaggaggaaaaacaaagacagaagcagGAGGCGCGAGCTGCTGCACTGGCTGCAGCTGCAGCTCAGGACCCAGCAGCCTCTGGGGCACCCAGCTCCTGA
- the RAD23A gene encoding UV excision repair protein RAD23 homolog A isoform X2 has translation MAVTITLKTLQQQTFKIRMEPDETVKVLKEKIEAEKGRDAFPVAGQKLIYAGKILSDDVPIRDYRIDEKNFVVVMVTKTKAGQGTSAPPEASPTAAPESSTSFPPAPTSGMSHPQPAAREDKSPSEESAPTTSPESVSGSVPSSGSSGREEDAASTLVTGSEYETMLTEIMSMGYERERVVAALRASYNNPHRAVEYLLTGIPGSPEPEHGSVQESQVSEQPATEAGENPLEFLRDQPQFQNMRQVIQQNPALLPALLQQLGQENPQLLQQISRHQEQFIQMLNEPPGELADISDVEGEVGAIGEEAPQMNYIQVTPQEKEAIERLKALGFPESLVIQAYFACEKNENLAANFLLSQNFDDE, from the exons ATGGCCGTCACCATCACGCTCAAAACGCTGCAGCAGCAGACCTTCAAGATCCGCATGGAGCCTGACGAGACG GTGAAGGTGCTAAAGGAGAAGATAGAAGCTGAGAAGGGTCGTGATGCTTTCCCCGTGGCTGGACAGAAACTCATCTATGCCGGCAAGATCTTGAGCGATGATGTCCCTATCAGGGACTATCGCATCGATGAGAAGAACTTTGTGGTCGTCATGGTGACCAAG ACCAAAGCCGGCCAGGGTACCTCAGCACCCCCAGAGGCCTCACCCACAGCTGCCCCAGAGTCCTCTACATCCTTCCCGCCTGCCCCCACCTCAGGCATGTCCCATCCCCAGCCTGCCGCCAGAGAGGACAAGAGCCCATCAGAGGAATCCGCCCCTACGACGTCCCCAGAGTCTGTGTCAGG CTCTGTTCCCTCTTCAGGTAGCAGCGGGCGAGAGGAAGACGCGGCCTCCACGCTAG TGACGGGCTCTGAGTATGAGACGATGCTGACGGAGATCATGTCCATGGGCTATGAGCGGGAGCGGGTCGTGGCCGCCCTGAGAGCCAGCTACAACAACCCCCACCGAGCCGTGGAGTATCTGCTCACG GGAATTCCTGGGAGCCCCGAGCCGGAACACGGTTCTGTCCAGGAGAGCCAGGTATCCGAGCAGCCGGCCACGGAAGCAG GAGAGAACCCCCTGGAGTTCCTGCGGGACCAGCCCCAGTTCCAGAACATGCGGCAGGTGATTCAGCAGAACCCTGCGCTGCTGCCCGCTCTGCTCCAGCAGCTGGGCCAGGAGAACCCTCAGCTTTTGCAG CAAATCAGCCGGCACCAGGAGCAGTTCATCCAGATGCTGAATGAGCCCCCTGGGGAGCTGGCGGACATCTCAGATGTGGAGGGGGAGGTGGGCGCCATAGGAGAGGAGGCCCCGCAGATGAACTACATCCAGGTGACGCCGCAGGAGAAGGAAGCTATAGAGAGG TTGAAGGCCCTAGGCTTCCCAGAGAGCCTGGTCATCCAGGCCTATTTCGCGTgtgaaaaaaatgagaacttgGCTGCCAACTTCCTCCTGAGTCAGAACTTTGATGACGAGTGA
- the RAD23A gene encoding UV excision repair protein RAD23 homolog A isoform X1 has product MAVTITLKTLQQQTFKIRMEPDETVKVLKEKIEAEKGRDAFPVAGQKLIYAGKILSDDVPIRDYRIDEKNFVVVMVTKTKAGQGTSAPPEASPTAAPESSTSFPPAPTSGMSHPQPAAREDKSPSEESAPTTSPESVSGSVPSSGSSGREEDAASTLVTGSEYETMLTEIMSMGYERERVVAALRASYNNPHRAVEYLLTGIPGSPEPEHGSVQESQVSEQPATEAAGENPLEFLRDQPQFQNMRQVIQQNPALLPALLQQLGQENPQLLQQISRHQEQFIQMLNEPPGELADISDVEGEVGAIGEEAPQMNYIQVTPQEKEAIERLKALGFPESLVIQAYFACEKNENLAANFLLSQNFDDE; this is encoded by the exons ATGGCCGTCACCATCACGCTCAAAACGCTGCAGCAGCAGACCTTCAAGATCCGCATGGAGCCTGACGAGACG GTGAAGGTGCTAAAGGAGAAGATAGAAGCTGAGAAGGGTCGTGATGCTTTCCCCGTGGCTGGACAGAAACTCATCTATGCCGGCAAGATCTTGAGCGATGATGTCCCTATCAGGGACTATCGCATCGATGAGAAGAACTTTGTGGTCGTCATGGTGACCAAG ACCAAAGCCGGCCAGGGTACCTCAGCACCCCCAGAGGCCTCACCCACAGCTGCCCCAGAGTCCTCTACATCCTTCCCGCCTGCCCCCACCTCAGGCATGTCCCATCCCCAGCCTGCCGCCAGAGAGGACAAGAGCCCATCAGAGGAATCCGCCCCTACGACGTCCCCAGAGTCTGTGTCAGG CTCTGTTCCCTCTTCAGGTAGCAGCGGGCGAGAGGAAGACGCGGCCTCCACGCTAG TGACGGGCTCTGAGTATGAGACGATGCTGACGGAGATCATGTCCATGGGCTATGAGCGGGAGCGGGTCGTGGCCGCCCTGAGAGCCAGCTACAACAACCCCCACCGAGCCGTGGAGTATCTGCTCACG GGAATTCCTGGGAGCCCCGAGCCGGAACACGGTTCTGTCCAGGAGAGCCAGGTATCCGAGCAGCCGGCCACGGAAGCAG CAGGAGAGAACCCCCTGGAGTTCCTGCGGGACCAGCCCCAGTTCCAGAACATGCGGCAGGTGATTCAGCAGAACCCTGCGCTGCTGCCCGCTCTGCTCCAGCAGCTGGGCCAGGAGAACCCTCAGCTTTTGCAG CAAATCAGCCGGCACCAGGAGCAGTTCATCCAGATGCTGAATGAGCCCCCTGGGGAGCTGGCGGACATCTCAGATGTGGAGGGGGAGGTGGGCGCCATAGGAGAGGAGGCCCCGCAGATGAACTACATCCAGGTGACGCCGCAGGAGAAGGAAGCTATAGAGAGG TTGAAGGCCCTAGGCTTCCCAGAGAGCCTGGTCATCCAGGCCTATTTCGCGTgtgaaaaaaatgagaacttgGCTGCCAACTTCCTCCTGAGTCAGAACTTTGATGACGAGTGA